A part of Actinomycetota bacterium genomic DNA contains:
- the istB gene encoding IS21-like element helper ATPase IstB — protein sequence MSQAECYQRLRAHLAFLRLPAAAEALPGVLDQAREQNLPLVTALERLLAVEVEVTEARRLASRLRFACLPAPWALTDYDYSAQPGVDETLIGELATLRFLDDAANVLFIGPPGVGKTMLAIGLARAVAEAGHRVYFTTAADLAARCAKAAREGRWATCMRFFAGPRLLVIDEFGYRNRLDEDAAAALFQVINQRYLKSSIIITAHIGVASWAERLGDPMLAAALLDRLLHKGIVCGIDGPSYRMRSHQARAEALRIASKAATP from the coding sequence ATGAGCCAGGCCGAGTGCTACCAGCGGCTGCGCGCACACCTGGCGTTCCTGCGGCTTCCCGCCGCAGCCGAGGCGCTGCCCGGTGTGCTTGACCAGGCACGCGAGCAGAACCTGCCGCTGGTCACCGCGCTGGAGCGGCTGCTGGCGGTCGAGGTCGAGGTCACCGAGGCGCGCCGGCTGGCGTCTCGGCTGCGGTTCGCATGCCTACCGGCGCCCTGGGCGCTGACCGACTACGACTACTCGGCCCAGCCCGGTGTCGACGAGACACTGATCGGTGAGCTGGCCACCCTGCGGTTCCTCGACGACGCGGCCAACGTGTTGTTCATCGGCCCGCCGGGCGTAGGCAAGACAATGCTCGCGATCGGCCTGGCCCGCGCCGTGGCCGAGGCCGGCCACCGGGTCTACTTCACCACCGCCGCAGACCTCGCCGCCCGCTGCGCCAAGGCCGCCCGCGAGGGCAGATGGGCCACCTGCATGCGGTTCTTCGCCGGACCGAGGCTGCTCGTGATCGACGAATTCGGGTACCGCAACCGGCTCGACGAAGACGCCGCCGCCGCCCTGTTCCAGGTGATCAACCAGCGCTACCTGAAGTCCAGCATCATCATCACCGCGCACATCGGCGTGGCCAGCTGGGCCGAACGACTCGGCGACCCGATGCTGGCCGCGGCCCTGCTCGACCGGCTGCTGCACAAGGGCATCGTCTGCGGCATCGACGGGCCCTCCTACCGGATGCGCTCCCACCAGGCCCGCGCCGAGGCCCTCCGCATCGCCAGCAAGGCGGCCACACCATGA